One window of Pogoniulus pusillus isolate bPogPus1 chromosome 31, bPogPus1.pri, whole genome shotgun sequence genomic DNA carries:
- the ABRACL gene encoding costars family protein ABRACL, whose amino-acid sequence MNVEHEIGLLVEEIRRLGTRNADGQVSVKFGVLFADEKCANLFEALVGTLKAAKRRKIVSYNGELLLQGVHDNVDIMLLQD is encoded by the exons ATGAATGTGGAACACGAAATTGGCCTCTTGGTTGAGGAGATTCGACGATTGGGAACCAGAA ATGCTGATGGACAAGTGAGTGTGAAGTTTGGTGTGCTCTTTGCTGATGAAAAGTGTGCCAACCTCTTTGAAGCCCTAGTGGGAACTCTTAAGGCTGCAAAACGACGGAAGATTGTCAGTTATAATGGAGAGCTACTTTTACAAGGTGTTCATGACAATGTTGATATcatgctgctgcaggactgA